In Aythya fuligula isolate bAytFul2 chromosome 6, bAytFul2.pri, whole genome shotgun sequence, the following are encoded in one genomic region:
- the LOC116490458 gene encoding TGF-beta receptor type-2-like, whose protein sequence is MGCWRRLGLLSLLLLSFSWCAGARRSLKTNLCKWCDSTPPACEQEVCYSNCNLNSYCEDPYEICVAIWRQDNDSIRISTLCHNPHRPIENLMVPNYNTSRCIMTHQPSEEGIIYICGCVDEQECNDKLIFENHTDGYSMLQSKEVIPVAAISLLPPLLVAVMITVIFYLCRTQKRRKRAKAWGGKQGQPPALPEPGRAAERDEKLSVMMDDGPAGLSPTCANSLNHNTELLPIELDEMVGKGQFAEVWRAKLNHSSSGQYETVAVKIFPCEEYSSWKNESQIFTDASLKHDSVLQFLTAEDRGSGPRREYWLITAYHSRGNLKDYLSSHVLSWMDLQKMAGSLVNGVAHLHSDYTACGRPKIPIAHRDIKSTNVLVKNEQECVLCDFGIAIRLDPSLTVDDFANSGQVGTARYMAPEVLESRVNLEDLESFKQMDVYSMALVLWEMASRCEVVGEVKNYELPFGSKVQEQPCVDTMRDIVLHGRGRPEIPSSWLVHQGMRFLCDTITECWDHDPEARLTAHCVAERFNLMAQMDCDDILNNNTDSEADKTASPGGEHQDSDGSRNVQ, encoded by the exons CCTGGTGTGCTGGTGCCCGCCGCAGCCTGAAGACCAACCTGTGCAAGTGGTGCGACTCCACGCCGCCGGCCTGCGAGCAGGAGGTGTGCTACAGCAACTGCAACCTCAACTCCTACTGCGAGGACCCCTACGAGATCTGCGTGGCCATATG GAGACAGGACAATGACAGCATCAGGATCAGCACGCTCTGCCACAACCCACACCGTCCCATAGAAAACCTCATGGTCCCAAACTACAACACTTCGCGCTGCATCATGACCCACCAGCCCAGCGAGGAGGGGATCATCTACATCTGCGGCTGCGTGGACGAGCAGGAGTGCAATGACAAGCTTATATTTGAAAACCACACCGATG GCTACTCCATGCTGCAGAGCAAGGAGGTCATCCCGGTGGCTGCCATCAGCCTCCTGCCGCCGCTGCTGGTGGCGGTGATGATCACCGTCATCTTCTACCTCTGCCGCACGCAGAAGCGCCGCAAGAGGGCCAAGGCGTGGGGTGGGAagcaggggcagcccccggcGCTGCCGGAGCCGGGCAGGGCGGCAGAGCGGGATGAGAAGCTGTCCGTGATGATGGACGATGGCCCTGCCGGCTTGAGCCCAACTTGCGCCAACAGCCTGAACCACAACACCGAGCTGCTGCCCATCGAGCTGGACGAGATGGTGGGCAAAGGGCAGTTTGCCGAGGTGTGGAGGGCCAAGCTGAACCACAGCAGCTCGGGGCAGTACGAGACGGTGGCGGTGAAGATCTTCCCCTGCGAGGAGTACTCCTCCTGGAAGAACGAGAGCCAGATCTTCACAGACGCCAGCCTCAAGCACGACAGCGTCCTGCAGTTCCTCACAGCCGAGGACCGGGGCTCGGGGCCCCGCAGGGAGTACTGGCTCATCACAGCCTACCACAGCCGGGGCAACCTCAAGGACTACCTGTCCAGCCACGTCCTCAGCTGGATGGACCTGCAAAAGATGGCGGGGTCGCTGGTCAATGGGGTGGCCCACCTCCACAGCGACTACACCGCCTGCGGCCGGCCGAAAATCCCCATCGCCCACCGGGACATCAAAAGCACCAACGTCCTCGTGAAGAACGAGCAGGAGTGCGTGCTCTGCGACTTCGGCATCGCCATACGCCTCGACCCCTCCCTGACGGTAGACGACTTTGCCAACAGCGGGCAG GTGGGCACCGCCAGGTACATGGCTCCTGAGGTGCTGGAGTCCAGGGTGAACCTGGAAGATCTGGAGTCCTTCAAGCAGATGGATGTCTACTCCATGGCCCTCGTTCTGTGGGAGATGGCCTCCAGATGTGAAGTGGTGGGAG AGGTAAAGAATTACGAGCTGCCTTTTGGGTCAAAAGTCCAGGAGCAGCCCTGCGTGGACACCATGAGAGACATCGTGCTGCACGGCAGAGGGCGGCCTGAGATCCCTAGCAGCTGGCTGGTACATCAG GGGATGCGTTTTCTGTGCGACACCATCACTGAGTGCTGGGACCATGACCCCGAGGCTCGCCTCACCGCCCACTGCGTGGCCGAGCGCTTCAACCTGATGGCACAAATGGATTGCGACGACATCCTCAACAACAACACGGACAGCGAGGCCGACAAAACGGCCTCCCCGGGCGGGGAGCACCAGGACAGCGACGGGAGCAGAAACGTGCAGTGA